A single Mangifera indica cultivar Alphonso chromosome 20, CATAS_Mindica_2.1, whole genome shotgun sequence DNA region contains:
- the LOC123203891 gene encoding two-component response regulator ARR5-like isoform X2, whose amino-acid sequence MATAREAYGTPSDEELHVLAVDDSYVDRKVIERLLKVSACKVTTVESGIRALQYLGLDGRKSSVDFDALKVNLIMTDYSMPGMTGYELLKKIKESSAFREIPVVIMSSENILTRIDRCLEEGAEEYIVKPVKLSDVRRLKEFIIKGELEENSKRRHQKRKQREEDDDKPSSSSSFPTKQREEDDDKLSSSSSPTKQREEDDDKLSSSSSSSSPTSLSYSQPPADDASTSEPSSSLSSPCSPAELPLSSLLSPVKRSKFLSRD is encoded by the exons ATGGCAACGGCTAGAGAGGCTTACGGTACACCGTCTGATGAGGAGTTGCATGTCCTTGCTGTTGATGACAGTTATGTTGATCGTAAGGTGATTGAACGATTGCTCAAGGTGTCGGCTTGTAAAG TGACGACCGTGGAAAGTGGAATAAGAGCTCTGCAATATCTGGGATTGGATGGAAGGAAGAGCTctgttgattttgat GCTCTGAAAGTGAATCTTATAATGACAGACTACTCCATGCCTGGGATGACTGGCTATGAACTGCTCAAAAAGATCAAA GAATCATCAGCTTTCAGAGAAATCCCAGTTGTGATAATGTCATCTGAGAACATACTCACTCGTATTGACAG GTGCTTGGAAGAAGGGGCTGAGGAGTACATAGTGAAGCCTGTAAAACTATCAGATGTTAGAAGGctaaaagaatttataattaaaggGGAATTGGAGGAAAATTCTAAGAGAAGACATCAGAAGAGGAAGCAGAGGGAGGAGGATGATGATAAGCCCTCATCCTCCTCCTCCTTTCCAACGAAGCAGAGGGAAGAGGATGATGATAAGCTCTCATCCTCCTCCTCTCCAACGAAGCAGAGGGAAGAGGATGATGATAAGCTCtcatcc tcctcctcctcctcctctccAACTTCACTATCATACTCACAGCCTCCTGCCGATGATGCATCGACTTCCGAACCATCGTCGTCTCTGTCATCACCATGTAGTCCGGCAGAGCTTCCACTGTCTTCTCTGTTGTCACCGGTCAAGCGGTCGAAATTCCTTAGCAGAGACTGA
- the LOC123203891 gene encoding two-component response regulator ARR5-like isoform X1 yields MATAREAYGTPSDEELHVLAVDDSYVDRKVIERLLKVSACKVTTVESGIRALQYLGLDGRKSSVDFDALKVNLIMTDYSMPGMTGYELLKKIKESSAFREIPVVIMSSENILTRIDRCLEEGAEEYIVKPVKLSDVRRLKEFIIKGELEENSKRRHQKRKQREEDDDKPSSSSSFPTKQREEDDDKLSSSSSPTKQREEDDDKLSSSSSSSPTKQREEDDDKPSSSSSSSPTSLSYSQPPADDASTSEPSSSLSSPCSPAELPLSSLLSPVKRSKFLSRD; encoded by the exons ATGGCAACGGCTAGAGAGGCTTACGGTACACCGTCTGATGAGGAGTTGCATGTCCTTGCTGTTGATGACAGTTATGTTGATCGTAAGGTGATTGAACGATTGCTCAAGGTGTCGGCTTGTAAAG TGACGACCGTGGAAAGTGGAATAAGAGCTCTGCAATATCTGGGATTGGATGGAAGGAAGAGCTctgttgattttgat GCTCTGAAAGTGAATCTTATAATGACAGACTACTCCATGCCTGGGATGACTGGCTATGAACTGCTCAAAAAGATCAAA GAATCATCAGCTTTCAGAGAAATCCCAGTTGTGATAATGTCATCTGAGAACATACTCACTCGTATTGACAG GTGCTTGGAAGAAGGGGCTGAGGAGTACATAGTGAAGCCTGTAAAACTATCAGATGTTAGAAGGctaaaagaatttataattaaaggGGAATTGGAGGAAAATTCTAAGAGAAGACATCAGAAGAGGAAGCAGAGGGAGGAGGATGATGATAAGCCCTCATCCTCCTCCTCCTTTCCAACGAAGCAGAGGGAAGAGGATGATGATAAGCTCTCATCCTCCTCCTCTCCAACGAAGCAGAGGGAAGAGGATGATGATAAGCTCtcatcctcctcctcctcctctccAACGAAGCAGAGGGAAGAGGATGATGATAAGCCCtcatcctcctcctcctcctctccAACTTCACTATCATACTCACAGCCTCCTGCCGATGATGCATCGACTTCCGAACCATCGTCGTCTCTGTCATCACCATGTAGTCCGGCAGAGCTTCCACTGTCTTCTCTGTTGTCACCGGTCAAGCGGTCGAAATTCCTTAGCAGAGACTGA
- the LOC123204951 gene encoding anaphase-promoting complex subunit 8-like isoform X1, with product MSFKESCRNELRTAISQLSDRCLYSASKWAAEQLVGIEQDPTKYTPSNTRFQRGSSSIRRRFRTNEITSTPFAGVSYVSTPVMEEDEVVDGDFYLLAKSYFDCREYRRAAHVLRDQNGKKSVFLRCYALYLAGEKRKDEEMIELEGPLGKSDAVNCELVSLERELSTFRKNGMIDPFGLYLYGMVLKDKGSEYLARTVLVESVNSYPWNWSAWLELQSLCTTVDILNSLNLNNHWMKDFFLASAYQELRMHNESLMKYEYLQGTFSFSNYIQAQIAKAQYSLREFEQVEVIFEELLRNDPYRVEDMDMYSNVLYAKECFSALSYLAHRVFMTDKYRPESCCIIGNYYSLKGQHEKSVVYFQRALKLNKNFLSAWTLMGHEYVEMKNTPAAIDAYRRAVDINPCDYRAWYGLGQAYEMMHMPLYALHYFRKSVFLQPNDSRLWIAMARCYETEQLHMLEEAIKCYRRAANCNDREAIALNELAKLHHELGRDEEAAFYYKKDLDRMEAEEREGPNIVEALLFLATHCRAHNRLEEAEVYCTRLLDFTGPEKETAKSMLRGMRAAQSSFASMDVVHFPP from the exons ATGAGTTTCAAAGAGAGCTGCCGAAACGAGCTCCGCACGGCCATTAGTCAACTCAGTGATCGATGCCTTTACTCCGCCTCCAAATG GGCAGCAGAACAATTAGTTGGAATAGAACAAGACCCAACCAAGTATACACCCTCAAACACTAGATTCCAGCGTGGAAGCTCAAGCATTCGTCGAAGGTTCCGCACCAATGAGATTACTTCAACGCCGTTTGCAGGTGTTTCTTACGTCTCCACTCCGGTAATGGAGGAAGATGAGGTGGTGGATGGTGATTTTTATCTTCTGGCAAAGTCATACTTCGATTGTAGGGAGTATAGGAGGGCTGCTCACGTGCTCCGTGATCAAAATGGAAAGAAATCGGTGTTTTTGCGCTGCTATGCTCTTTATCTG GCTGGAGAAAAGCGGAAGGACGAAGAAATGATAGAACTTGAGGGACCATTGGGCAAAAGTGATGCTGTGAATTGTGAACTCGTTTCCCTTGAGAGAGAGTTATCTACATTTCGCAAAAATGGAATGATTGATCCCTTTGGGTTGTATCTATATGGTATGGTACTAAAAGATAAAGGCAGTGAGTATCTTGCCCGTACAGTTTTAGTGGAGTCTGTGAATAGCTATCCTTGGAACTGGAGTGCCTGGTTAGAGCTGCAGTCATTGTGCACTACAGTTGACATCTTGAACAGCCTTAATCTAAATAATCATTGGATGAAGGACTTTTTTCTTGCCAGTGCTTATCAAGAGCTTAGGATGCACAATGAATCCTTAATGAAATATGAATATCTACAGGGCACTTTCAGTTTCAGCAATTACATACAGGCTCAAATTGCAAAAGCACAGTACAGTCTGAGAGAATTTGAACAAGTTGAAGTGATATTTGAAGAGCTTTTAAGGAATGACCCCTATCGAGTTGAAGACATGGATATGTATTCTAATGTGCTATATGCAAAGGAGTGCTTCTCTGCTTTAAGTTACCTTGCCCACAGAGTATTCATGACTGACAAATACAGACCTGAGTCTTGTTGCATAATTGGGAATTACTACAGTTTAAAGGGGCAGCATGAGAAATCAGTTGTATATTTTCAGAGGGCActtaaattgaacaaaaattttttgtcaGCTTGGACACTGATGGGCCATGAATATGTTGAGATGAAAAACACTCCAGCTGCCATTGATGCCTATAGACGAGCTGTAGATATAAATCCTTGTGATTATCGAGCCTGGTATGGGTTAGGACAAGCTTATGAGATGATGCATATGCCTTTATATGCTCTTCATTATTTTCGAAAATCTGTATTTTTGCAGCCAAACGATTCTCGATTGTGGATTGCTATGGCTCGGTGTTATGAAACTGAACAGCTTCACATGCTTGAAGAGGCTATAAAATGCTATAGAAGGGCTGCAAATTGTAATGACAGGGAAGCAATTGCCCTAAACGAGCTTGCAAAGCTGCATCATGAACTTGGGCGTGATGAGGAAGCAGCATTTTACTACAAGAAGGATTTAGATAGGATGGAAGCTGAAGAGAGGGAAGGACCAAATATTGTTGAAGCTTTGTTATTTCTTGCGACTCACTGCAGAGCCCATAACAGGCTTGAAGAAGCAGAGGTGTATTGTACCAGACTTCTGGATTTTACTGGTCCA GAGAAAGAAACTGCAAAGAGTATGCTCCGGGGAATGAGAGCAGCCCAATCAAGTTTTGCTTCAATGGATGTTGTACACTTTCCTCCCTGA
- the LOC123204951 gene encoding anaphase-promoting complex subunit 8-like isoform X2 → MSFKESCRNELRTAISQLSDRCLYSASKWAAEQLVGIEQDPTKYTPSNTRFQRGSSSIRRRFRTNEITSTPFAGVSYVSTPVMEEDEVVDGDFYLLAKSYFDCREYRRAAHVLRDQNGKKSVFLRCYALYLAGEKRKDEEMIELEGPLGKSDAVNCELVSLERELSTFRKNGMIDPFGLYLYGMVLKDKGSEYLARTVLVESVNSYPWNWSAWLELQSLCTTVDILNSLNLNNHWMKDFFLASAYQELRMHNESLMKYEYLQGTFSFSNYIQAQIAKAQYSLREFEQVEVIFEELLRNDPYRVEDMDMYSNVLYAKECFSALSYLAHRVFMTDKYRPESCCIIGNYYSLKGQHEKSVVYFQRALKLNKNFLSAWTLMGHEYVEMKNTPAAIDAYRRAVDINPCDYRAWYGLGQAYEMMHMPLYALHYFRKSVFLQPNDSRLWIAMARCYETEQLHMLEEAIKCYRRAANCNDREAIALNELAKLHHELGRDEEAAFYYKKDLDRMEAEEREGPNIVEALLFLATHCRAHNRLEEAEEKETAKSMLRGMRAAQSSFASMDVVHFPP, encoded by the exons ATGAGTTTCAAAGAGAGCTGCCGAAACGAGCTCCGCACGGCCATTAGTCAACTCAGTGATCGATGCCTTTACTCCGCCTCCAAATG GGCAGCAGAACAATTAGTTGGAATAGAACAAGACCCAACCAAGTATACACCCTCAAACACTAGATTCCAGCGTGGAAGCTCAAGCATTCGTCGAAGGTTCCGCACCAATGAGATTACTTCAACGCCGTTTGCAGGTGTTTCTTACGTCTCCACTCCGGTAATGGAGGAAGATGAGGTGGTGGATGGTGATTTTTATCTTCTGGCAAAGTCATACTTCGATTGTAGGGAGTATAGGAGGGCTGCTCACGTGCTCCGTGATCAAAATGGAAAGAAATCGGTGTTTTTGCGCTGCTATGCTCTTTATCTG GCTGGAGAAAAGCGGAAGGACGAAGAAATGATAGAACTTGAGGGACCATTGGGCAAAAGTGATGCTGTGAATTGTGAACTCGTTTCCCTTGAGAGAGAGTTATCTACATTTCGCAAAAATGGAATGATTGATCCCTTTGGGTTGTATCTATATGGTATGGTACTAAAAGATAAAGGCAGTGAGTATCTTGCCCGTACAGTTTTAGTGGAGTCTGTGAATAGCTATCCTTGGAACTGGAGTGCCTGGTTAGAGCTGCAGTCATTGTGCACTACAGTTGACATCTTGAACAGCCTTAATCTAAATAATCATTGGATGAAGGACTTTTTTCTTGCCAGTGCTTATCAAGAGCTTAGGATGCACAATGAATCCTTAATGAAATATGAATATCTACAGGGCACTTTCAGTTTCAGCAATTACATACAGGCTCAAATTGCAAAAGCACAGTACAGTCTGAGAGAATTTGAACAAGTTGAAGTGATATTTGAAGAGCTTTTAAGGAATGACCCCTATCGAGTTGAAGACATGGATATGTATTCTAATGTGCTATATGCAAAGGAGTGCTTCTCTGCTTTAAGTTACCTTGCCCACAGAGTATTCATGACTGACAAATACAGACCTGAGTCTTGTTGCATAATTGGGAATTACTACAGTTTAAAGGGGCAGCATGAGAAATCAGTTGTATATTTTCAGAGGGCActtaaattgaacaaaaattttttgtcaGCTTGGACACTGATGGGCCATGAATATGTTGAGATGAAAAACACTCCAGCTGCCATTGATGCCTATAGACGAGCTGTAGATATAAATCCTTGTGATTATCGAGCCTGGTATGGGTTAGGACAAGCTTATGAGATGATGCATATGCCTTTATATGCTCTTCATTATTTTCGAAAATCTGTATTTTTGCAGCCAAACGATTCTCGATTGTGGATTGCTATGGCTCGGTGTTATGAAACTGAACAGCTTCACATGCTTGAAGAGGCTATAAAATGCTATAGAAGGGCTGCAAATTGTAATGACAGGGAAGCAATTGCCCTAAACGAGCTTGCAAAGCTGCATCATGAACTTGGGCGTGATGAGGAAGCAGCATTTTACTACAAGAAGGATTTAGATAGGATGGAAGCTGAAGAGAGGGAAGGACCAAATATTGTTGAAGCTTTGTTATTTCTTGCGACTCACTGCAGAGCCCATAACAGGCTTGAAGAAGCAGAG GAGAAAGAAACTGCAAAGAGTATGCTCCGGGGAATGAGAGCAGCCCAATCAAGTTTTGCTTCAATGGATGTTGTACACTTTCCTCCCTGA